Proteins encoded in a region of the Raphanus sativus cultivar WK10039 chromosome 8, ASM80110v3, whole genome shotgun sequence genome:
- the LOC108832392 gene encoding uncharacterized protein LOC108832392: protein MFERSRLSGSSIVSKALEEAEIWYKFNLNFSPPVEAQNSSINHQSGWEKPPPGFVKGNIGMAWVGSGPFTGASWVTRDRHGLPIHHSRRAFCSSPYKRESDLNSLLWAIEAMGSLRQK, encoded by the coding sequence ATGTTTGAGAGGAGTCGCTTATCTGGCTCATCAATAGTCTCTAAAGCTTTAGAGGAAGCGGAGATTTGGTATAAGTTTAACTTGAATTTTTCTCCTCCTGTGGAAGCTCAAAATTCTTCTATTAATCATCAGAGTGGATGGGAGAAACCGCCTCCAGGGTTTGTCAAAGGTAACATTGGAATGGCGTGGGTTGGTTCAGGACCCTTCACCGGTGCTAGTTGGGTTACACGAGATAGACACGGGCTTCCTATACATCACAGTCGTCGCGCCTTCTGCTCCTCTCCCTATAAACGAGAATCAGATCTGAATTCTCTGCTTTGGGCTATAGAAGCGATGGGTAGCTTGAGACAAAAGTAA
- the LOC108832390 gene encoding replication protein A 70 kDa DNA-binding subunit C-like produces MAAITAVCDLKPFKSMWKIRVKIIRLWKQYSAAGGLTIEMVLIDSNGVKINASVKKDLVNQFDSFLSEGSSKIFISFTVIPSGGSYQTTIHPYKIGFLSTTRVRFCDDLPIELTGFEQVNYKDILDGTLNTDYLVDVMGHIVEVTPLEVVSANGKETKKISVELRNEKDERLPMVLWSNLATDISEAIQRSSENVIVVVLRFEERSVSNAYNVSDVEINPFGPEVEAFMSLLPRDELALSIVQPKPLLLTNGTGDKNDYFVNTPRKTIQQLIESNQVEQCIVMCTIAAIDSDMGWYYLSCKVCSKKVLHVPNEITEDGEDDDELGFHYYCVKCKVKNPKLLPR; encoded by the exons ATGGCTGCGATAACTGCTGTGTGtgatttgaaaccattcaaATCAATGTGGAAGATCCGGGTTAAGATCATACGTTTGTGGAAACAGTATTCTGCTGCTGGTGGCCTAACGATTGAGATGGTTTTAATCGATTCTAAT GGTGTTAAGATTAATGCGTCCGTTAAAAAGGATCTGGTGAATCAGTTTGATTCATTTCTTTCAGAAGGCAGTTCCAAGATTTTTATCAGCTTTACTGTCATCCCCTCAGGTGGTTCATACCAAACAACTATTCATCCCTACAAAATTGGATTCCTTTCCACCACCCGTGTGAGGTTTTGTGATGATTTGCCCATTGAGTTAACTGGTTTTGAACAAGTCAACTACAAGGACATTCTCGATGGGACACTCAATACCGATTATTTGGTTG ATGTAATGGGTCATATTGTGGAGGTTACCCCACTTGAAGTTGTATCAGCTAATGGGAAGGAGACTAAGAAAATCTCGGTTGAACTTCGTAATGAAAA GGATGAACGTTTGCCAATGGTTTTATGGAGTAACTTAGCTACTGATATCAGTGAGGCTATTCAAAGAAGCAGTGAAAATGTTATTGTTGTTGTGTTACGCTTTG AAGAGCGTAGTGTGTCCAATGCTTATAACGTTTCAGATGTGGAAATTAATCCTTTTGGTCCTGAGGTGGAGGCTTTTATGTCATT GTTGCCGAGGGATGAACTTGCATTGTCAATTGTCCAACCCAAGCCGCTTTTGCTGACTAATGGTACTGGTgataaaaatgattattttgtCAACACTCCTAGGAAAACCATCCAACAGTTGATTGAGTCAAACCAG GTTGAGCAGTGTATTGTGATGTGCACAATAGCAGCTATTGATTCCGATATGGGTTGGTATTACTTGAGTTGCAAAGTATGTTCAAAGAAGGTGTTACATGTTCCTAACGAAATCACAGAGGATGGAGAAGATGACGATGAACTGGGATTTCACTATTATTGCGTCAAATGCAAGGTGAAGAACCCGAAGTTGCTGCCAAG ATAA